In one Asterias amurensis chromosome 9, ASM3211899v1 genomic region, the following are encoded:
- the LOC139942141 gene encoding myelin expression factor 2-like: MEGYDGNEYEDNQPSAMEETCEDTGRNNTNGKKGSYENVPRMGLQGKRSRIRFQPYKGLGTRTYKNSVFVSNIAYELTEKQFKELFEDKVGKVSFCEIFPEPDGLSTGCGCVEFENEEDVEKSTIVLKKFQVQGRGLIVRDDRDLTFSSRYRPQVAYNQQQQYQQPPSSIVNPQVLHGLGIQNDEVSETIFIAKLADEVDLRKLKDVFSLAGLVMNCDILIDNEGLSIGLATVTFSSCEEAVNAVSMFDNQPLFDQKMTVRMNKIKKPQDSVSRPPTELPQGLGSIGANLLAREGTAAGGDRPLNSLMGDGAMGGALGIASMYGNRVPDYNRGGGHGFDRPYMPYGVSRIATNNRGYDMTPDTGYPADARGGFGGGPMRGYDAHRESQQPSADGRTQVFVRNLSSDLTWEELKDSFKKVGPVYFAEIKKDSDGTSRCIGTVKFFNPLHAQQAILLLNGSVLKGRRIGVTMGRF, from the exons AAGGG CTCTTATGAAAACGTGCCCAGAATGGGTCTGCAAGGCAAGAGGTCTCGTATTAGATTTCAACCCTACAAAGGGCTCGGCACGAGAACGTACAAGAACTCTGTCTTTGTAAGCAACATTGCATATGAGTTGACTGAGAAGCAATTCAAAGAGCTCTTTGAAGATAAAG TTGGAAAAGTGAGCTTTTGTGAAATCTTTCCTGAGCCAGATGGACTTTCAACG GGGTGTGG GTGTGTCGAGTTCGAAAATGAAGAAGACGTTGAGAAATCAACGATTGTGCTAAAGAAATTCCAGGTGCAAGGCAGGGGTCTCATCGTCAGGGAT GATAGAGATTTGACATTTAGTTCACGGTACAGACCACAAGTAGCCtacaaccaacaacaacaatatcaacAACCACCCTCCTCGATCGTCAACCCCCAAGTCCTTCATGGACTCGGTATTCAAAACGATGAAGTATCCGAAACCATCTTCATAGCTAAG CTTGCTGATGAGGTGGATCTGCGGAAGTTGAAGGACGTCTTCTCCTTGGCTGGTTTGGTCATGAACTGCGACATCTTAATAGATAATGAAGGGTTGAGTATCGGCCTGGCAACCGTCACTTTCTCCTCTTGTGAGGAGGCGGTCAATGCTGTCT CTATGTTTGACAACCAACCTCTCTTCGATCAGAAAATGACTGTCCGAATG AATAAGATCAAGAAGCCACAGGATTCTGTCAGCAGACCGCCCACTGAACTCCCAC AGGGACTTGGGTCCATCGGAGCAAACCTTCTGGCTAGAGAGGGTACGGCTGCAGGAGGGGATCGGCCATTGAACAGTCTAATGGGAGATGGGGCAATGGGTGGGGCTCTGGGCATTGCCAGCATGTATGGCAACAGAGTGCCTGACTATAACAGGGGAGGAGGGCACGGTTTCGACAGACCATACATGCCATACGGAG TGAGCCGGATTGCCACGAACAACAGAGGATATGACATGACCCCTGACACAGGTTACCCGGCGGACGCTAGGGGGGGCTTCGGCGGAGGTCCCATGAGGGGATATGATGCTCACAGAGAATCTCAACAACCCTCGGCAGATGGACGGACACAGGTGTTTGTCAGAAAT ctgtcTTCAGATCTCACTTGGGAGGAACTGAAGGATTCATTTAAGAAAGTCG GACCGGTTTACTTTGCTGAAATTAAGAAAGATAGCGATGGCACCTCAAGATGCATCGGCACAGTCAAGTTCTTTAACCCTCTCCATGCCCAGCAAGCCATTT TGTTACTGAATGGAAGTGTCCTGAAGGGGCGACGTATTGGAGTCACTATGGGTCGGTTCTAA
- the LOC139941582 gene encoding ubiquitin carboxyl-terminal hydrolase 3-like, which yields MECPHLVNSVKQGVAALPVTRKTNNGEILTTWVCAGCRSSKSPWMCLSCGIIACGRYVNGHAKKHFEECQHSVCINCENLSVFCYECDEFVVNDTKAGAVQQIRQILQDIASAQLDNKRLKNSKDHVSDGDEEGPPKKKLATNNTKPSIPGLRNLGNTCFMNAVLQSLSNIHQFCCYFKDLPAVELRNGKSAGKRIYNTRNLKHDDVSLVEEVRKTLCALWQGGQSAISPDSLFSVMWKIFPRFRGYQQQDAHEFMRYLLDRLHTELQGTLWPGNPRRQTNGTSTIVTFMFGGLLLSQVHCVVCESFYKKIDPFLDVSLDIPQRFRSRSKSKDGSRLCRIQDCLQSFTEVEELAESEHYMCTNCQKRQPSTKKFWFRKLPNVLCMHIKRFQWTGFLRSKIDVFVQFPLRGLDLRPYILKPEESPDSESTIYDLKAVVIHQGSGAGCGHYVAFAKNDGQWFCFNDTSVSPVQEAAVTRCKAYILYYIRRKATQDDCFQLVTSLQEELLTEPSASPSPSSTAS from the exons ATGGAGTGCCCACATCTGGTGAACAGTGTGAAACAGGGAGTTGCTGCTTTACCGGTCACTAGAAAAACCAATAATGGAGAGATTTTGACAACTTGGGTTTGTGCAG GTTGCAGGTCCAGCAAAAGTCCCTGGATGTGTTTATCATGTGGCATCATCGCTTGTGGacg GTATGTCAACGGCCACGCCAAGAAACATTTTGAAGAGTGTCAACACAGTGTATGCATCAATTGTGAAAACCTAAGTGTTTTTTG CTACGAATGTGATGAGTTTGTCGTGAATGACACAAAAGCTGGGGCAGTCCAACAAATCAGGCAGATCTTGCAAGACATAGCTAG tgCTCAACTTGATAACAAACGACTAAAAAATTCCAAAGATCATGTCAGCGATGGAGACGAGGAAGGACCACCAAAGAAAAAACTAGCCactaataat ACGAAACCTTCCATTCCTGGTCTAAGAAACCTGGGCAACACGTGTTTCATGAATGCAGTACTTCAGTCCCTCAG TAACATACACCAGTTTTGCTGCTACTTCAAAGATCTGCCGGCTGTCGAGTTGAGGAATGGCAAGTCGGCTGGCAAGCGAATCTACAACACAAGAAACCTCAAACATGACGATGT ATCTCTTGTGGAAGAGGTGAGGAAGACGCTGTGTGCTCTGTGGCAGGGTGGACAGTCCGCAATCTCTCCAGACTCGCTCTTCTCCGTCATGTGGAAAATCTTTCCAAGATTCAG AGGTTACCAACAGCAGGACGCCCACGAGTTCATGCGTTATCTTCTAGACAGACTACACACTGAGCTGCAAGGTACCCTGTGGCCTGGTAACCCAAGACGACAGACGAACGGAACCAGTACTATAGTGACTTTCATGTTCGGCGGCCTGCTACTCAGTCAGGTCCATTGTGTTGTGTGTGAAAGCTTCTACAAGAAGATTGATCCATTCCTAG ATGTATCGCTAGATATACCCCAGCGTTTCAGGTCTAGAAGCAAGTCAAAAGATGGATCACGGCTATGCCGGATACAAG ATTGTCTACAGAGCTTCACTGAGGTTGAGGAGCTTGCCGAGTCTGAGCATTACATGTGTACAAACTGCCAGAAGAGACAACCCTCCACAAAGAAGTTCTGGTTTCGCAAGTTGCCTAAT GTACTGTGCATGCACATCAAGCGATTTCAATGGACCGGTTTCCTACGGAGTAAGATTGATGTCTTTGTTCAGTTTCCACTCAGGGGTCTTGATCTAAGGCCATACATACTCAAACCAGAG GAATCGCCAGACAGCGAGAGTACAATTTATGATCTCAAAGCTGTGGTAATTCATCAAGGATCTGG tgCTGGGTGTGGTCACTACGTTGCCTTCGCTAAGAATGACG GTCAGTGGTTTTGCTTCAACGACACGAGCGTATCTCCAGTTCAGGAGGCGGCGGTGACGCGTTGCAAGGCGTACATCCTCTACTACATCCGCCGCAAGGCAACGCAAGACGACTGTTTCCAACTGGTCACCTCTCTACAGGAGGAATTGTTAACGGAGCCCAGCGCAAGCCCAAGCCCCAGTAGTACTGCTAGCtag